A window of the Petrotoga sp. 9PWA.NaAc.5.4 genome harbors these coding sequences:
- a CDS encoding V-type ATPase subunit, with protein MKLPGLMTKVKALDSKILNEIDYQNLINTTSVTEIVEYLKNNTHYSKSFENVEVSLLHRRDVEVLLRKSILQDFYHIHFYLPIKEQKLFKLIVRRFEVENIKFILRSLHAEHPEYVKKEKLFPVPYKTIDLDSLISVKTFDDVLNVLRNSAYKSVIDSAYSNYQKTKKLQYLLNTFDFWYFSLLKAEFEKSKEFKKNLSFLFFEQMDLINVQWIYRAKVLFKLSREEVLNLLLPFSFKLTRNDIENLVNTESVEDFINVISTSFYGKYFKNKDKNIFSYIIERICDKILLEDSKKLMANTMNGLFAMSGYLYLREYEYKDLVTLIEGKRYQIPNEKIRNFLLLAGE; from the coding sequence ATGAAACTCCCTGGTTTAATGACAAAAGTGAAAGCTTTAGACTCGAAAATTCTTAATGAAATAGACTATCAAAATTTAATAAACACAACATCAGTTACAGAAATAGTGGAGTATTTAAAAAACAATACCCATTATAGTAAATCCTTTGAAAATGTGGAAGTTTCTCTATTGCATAGAAGAGATGTTGAAGTATTACTAAGAAAATCTATCCTTCAGGATTTTTACCACATTCATTTTTATCTTCCTATAAAAGAGCAAAAGCTTTTTAAATTAATAGTTAGAAGATTTGAAGTCGAAAATATAAAATTTATACTAAGATCTCTTCACGCCGAACATCCCGAATATGTAAAAAAAGAAAAGCTTTTTCCAGTTCCTTATAAAACAATAGATTTAGATTCTTTAATTTCTGTGAAAACTTTTGACGATGTATTGAATGTTTTAAGAAATAGCGCTTACAAATCTGTGATAGACTCTGCATACTCCAATTACCAAAAGACAAAAAAGTTACAATATCTACTAAACACTTTTGACTTTTGGTACTTTTCGCTACTAAAAGCAGAGTTTGAAAAAAGTAAAGAATTCAAAAAAAATTTAAGTTTTTTGTTTTTCGAACAAATGGACTTAATAAATGTACAATGGATATATAGAGCTAAAGTTCTGTTTAAACTATCAAGAGAAGAAGTTTTAAACCTTTTACTTCCATTTTCATTCAAATTAACTAGAAATGATATTGAAAATCTTGTTAATACAGAAAGCGTAGAAGATTTTATCAATGTTATTTCGACTTCTTTTTATGGAAAATATTTTAAAAACAAGGATAAAAATATCTTTTCTTACATAATAGAAAGAATATGCGATAAAATATTATTAGAAGATTCAAAAAAATTAATGGCGAATACTATGAACGGTCTTTTTGCCATGAGTGGATATTTATACCTTCGAGAATATGAATACAAAGATTTAGTAACACTCATAGAAGGGAAAAGATATCAGATTCCTAACGAAAAGATTCGAAATTTCTTACTTTTGGCAGGGGAGTGA
- a CDS encoding EscU/YscU/HrcU family type III secretion system export apparatus switch protein, which translates to MQEKRKVVALRYKSGIDEAPKVVAKGMELIAEKIIEIAQKENIPIIKSEKAVEEFYGLDLEEEIPPELYDIAAEIIAFVYKMDNKYQLNDYKDY; encoded by the coding sequence ATGCAGGAAAAACGGAAGGTTGTTGCTTTAAGGTATAAAAGCGGTATAGATGAGGCCCCTAAGGTGGTTGCTAAAGGGATGGAACTAATAGCTGAAAAGATAATTGAAATTGCGCAAAAAGAAAATATCCCAATCATTAAAAGCGAGAAGGCTGTAGAAGAGTTCTACGGATTAGATTTAGAAGAAGAAATCCCGCCTGAATTGTACGATATTGCAGCCGAAATTATCGCATTTGTCTATAAAATGGACAACAAATATCAGCTAAACGACTACAAAGATTATTGA
- the ispE gene encoding 4-(cytidine 5'-diphospho)-2-C-methyl-D-erythritol kinase: MYIKAFGKVNLYLDVLNKRSDGYHNILTLFQSIEEYDDIFVEFSEKEFFESNIDLQIPWHKNILKKTIDTFKKETGITNFNLNIKLIKRLPIGGGVAGGSADAAAVLSFLSKEFNILESDTVKIAENIGSDVPFLLKGGTAIGKGKGEILEFLQPLKINIELFPMGISIDTKKAYEKLDKNWENIIHKGDPYVLYKALKENNIKVARENAFNVFEQIVFKDYPELKRKKVLTSQKKGTIFSLMTGSGSTIFRVY; encoded by the coding sequence ATGTATATAAAAGCTTTTGGAAAAGTTAACTTATACCTTGATGTTTTAAATAAAAGAAGCGACGGGTATCATAATATATTGACTCTTTTTCAATCTATTGAAGAGTATGATGATATTTTTGTAGAATTTTCTGAAAAAGAGTTTTTTGAGTCAAACATTGATTTACAGATACCTTGGCATAAAAATATACTAAAAAAAACCATCGACACATTTAAAAAAGAGACAGGAATAACGAATTTCAATTTAAATATAAAACTTATAAAGCGTCTTCCCATTGGAGGAGGAGTCGCAGGAGGAAGTGCTGATGCTGCTGCTGTATTGAGTTTTCTTAGCAAGGAGTTTAATATTTTGGAAAGCGATACTGTTAAAATAGCTGAGAATATAGGAAGTGACGTTCCTTTTTTGTTAAAAGGTGGAACGGCAATCGGAAAAGGCAAAGGAGAAATTTTAGAATTTCTCCAACCTTTAAAAATAAACATCGAACTATTCCCTATGGGTATAAGTATAGACACAAAAAAAGCGTATGAGAAATTAGATAAAAATTGGGAAAATATAATTCACAAAGGAGATCCATACGTGTTGTATAAAGCTTTAAAGGAAAATAATATTAAAGTTGCCCGAGAAAATGCGTTTAACGTTTTTGAACAAATAGTATTTAAAGACTATCCAGAATTGAAAAGAAAAAAAGTATTAACGTCTCAAAAGAAAGGTACTATTTTTTCTTTGATGACAGGATCCGGTAGTACTATCTTTAGAGTTTATTAA
- a CDS encoding ABC transporter ATP-binding protein produces the protein MNFLIKEFLKKYWWRYLIGIVFLIIVDIIQIFIPRQIGNIVDILDTTTPDLAQIKILILSILMLAFGLAIGRFFWRISIIGAANLFEYKTLNKMFFHIIDLDQDFFDKWRTGDLMTRFTSDVLSLKRLMGFGIIMLVDTLVMTVMTLFAMGNFINWKLTFISILPLPIIAFISLFFGRAIHRRFKELQEITSDLSNVTEENIAGVDVVKLYANHEIMENIFDKKSQDFYNSYIKLVKIWGLMFPLAMMVGQLATIFVFNFGGPMVISNEITLGDFIMANQYIGMLIWPMMAFGNLVNLTQRSKASLKRIKEVLNQENSVKDPPREEFDFKGNYDIRNLTFKYPNTQREVLKQINMNIKEGEMVAFVGKIGSGKSTLAKLLVKLYPVDRGMIFVDGKDINDVNGRFIRDNVSYVPQDSFLFSMTIRENIAFADEKLENSVEEFAKISNVHEDIMNLEQKYETIVGERGATLSGGQRQRVTIARALAKQAKVIILDDCLSAVDTETEEKIIKNLRVETKGKTLIVISHRLKAVKDSDSIFVFDDGRIVEEGSHLELMAKEGIYYSMYTKQLIEEKLGE, from the coding sequence GTGAATTTTTTGATCAAAGAATTTTTAAAAAAATATTGGTGGAGATACTTAATAGGCATAGTTTTTTTAATAATTGTTGATATTATCCAAATATTCATTCCTCGGCAAATTGGGAACATAGTGGACATCTTAGATACAACAACTCCTGATTTGGCACAAATAAAAATTTTAATATTAAGTATTTTAATGTTAGCCTTTGGTCTTGCAATTGGACGATTTTTCTGGAGAATATCTATAATAGGTGCTGCAAATCTTTTTGAATACAAAACGCTTAATAAAATGTTTTTTCATATAATCGATTTAGATCAAGACTTCTTTGATAAATGGAGAACAGGAGACTTAATGACAAGGTTTACATCAGATGTATTGAGTTTAAAACGTTTAATGGGTTTTGGAATAATTATGCTTGTTGATACTTTAGTCATGACTGTAATGACATTATTTGCTATGGGGAATTTTATTAATTGGAAGCTAACTTTTATTTCGATACTTCCTCTTCCTATTATAGCTTTTATTTCTTTGTTTTTTGGAAGAGCTATACATAGAAGGTTTAAAGAGTTACAAGAGATTACGTCTGATCTATCTAATGTAACCGAGGAAAATATAGCGGGTGTTGACGTTGTAAAATTGTACGCAAACCATGAGATTATGGAAAACATTTTTGACAAAAAATCTCAAGATTTCTATAATTCCTATATAAAATTAGTTAAAATTTGGGGTCTAATGTTTCCTTTAGCTATGATGGTGGGTCAATTAGCGACGATATTTGTTTTCAATTTTGGTGGACCGATGGTTATAAGCAACGAAATTACACTCGGAGATTTTATAATGGCTAATCAATACATAGGTATGTTAATATGGCCGATGATGGCATTTGGCAATCTTGTAAACCTTACTCAGAGATCAAAGGCTTCTTTAAAGAGAATTAAAGAAGTTCTCAATCAAGAGAATTCGGTTAAAGATCCTCCACGAGAAGAATTTGATTTTAAGGGGAATTATGATATTAGGAATCTCACTTTTAAATATCCTAATACTCAACGTGAAGTTTTAAAGCAAATTAATATGAATATAAAAGAAGGAGAAATGGTTGCTTTTGTTGGGAAGATAGGTTCTGGTAAATCTACACTTGCTAAATTATTAGTAAAACTTTATCCTGTTGATAGAGGTATGATATTCGTTGATGGTAAAGATATTAACGATGTCAATGGAAGGTTTATCAGAGACAACGTGTCTTATGTGCCCCAAGATAGCTTCTTATTTTCAATGACGATAAGAGAAAATATAGCTTTTGCCGATGAAAAATTAGAAAATTCGGTAGAAGAATTTGCAAAAATATCGAACGTTCATGAAGATATAATGAATCTTGAACAAAAATATGAAACTATAGTTGGTGAAAGAGGGGCAACATTATCGGGAGGGCAAAGACAAAGAGTAACTATAGCAAGGGCTTTGGCTAAACAAGCTAAAGTAATCATATTAGATGATTGTTTGTCTGCTGTGGATACTGAGACAGAAGAAAAAATTATTAAAAACTTGAGAGTAGAAACAAAAGGTAAAACTCTTATAGTAATATCTCATAGGTTGAAGGCTGTAAAAGATTCGGATTCAATTTTTGTTTTCGATGATGGCAGAATAGTAGAAGAAGGAAGTCACTTGGAACTTATGGCAAAAGAAGGGATTTATTATTCCATGTACACAAAACAGCTGATTGAAGAAAAATTGGGGGAATAG
- a CDS encoding TetR/AcrR family transcriptional regulator — protein MKVEEDNIHVKKRKNKNSAYTKILKSAVDLFSKNWYETVSVSQICSNADVSNGTFYIYFHNKEELFKKLLQNFIEIVEEEFKYLKVVDIEDGLEEFLNTIHKIKKEYSKLITIFREGQYRFPEFDRKINDIYKKSAEKIYKRELTLSEYIYFISGIRFLLIRSLYQNMPSDKEIVKKIIMNGFFEENLKIRSNLFKENFIIPFEINLENTRERLIQSGIELFGKYGFFNTDIHDVAKNAGFSVGTFYIHFNSKTEFLSEIVRLIGKRTRWFISYNLDNGLNRAEKELQGLYLFLKFFENHSEYYYILREAEFIVNDVAQEYYDKYEEGYSKDLKEIKYPEIKIISNMLIGLSHYSGIEYIILKRIENLENYLLELAPLLLNGLK, from the coding sequence ATGAAAGTTGAAGAAGATAATATTCATGTAAAAAAAAGAAAAAACAAAAACTCTGCTTACACAAAAATTTTGAAAAGTGCTGTGGATTTATTCTCAAAAAATTGGTATGAAACTGTTTCAGTTTCGCAAATATGCTCTAATGCAGATGTTTCAAACGGGACTTTTTACATTTATTTTCATAATAAAGAAGAACTTTTCAAAAAATTACTACAAAATTTTATTGAAATAGTGGAAGAAGAGTTCAAATATTTAAAAGTAGTCGATATTGAAGATGGATTAGAAGAATTTTTAAATACTATTCACAAAATTAAAAAAGAATATAGTAAATTAATAACTATTTTTAGAGAAGGACAGTATCGTTTTCCTGAGTTTGATAGAAAGATAAACGATATATATAAAAAATCAGCAGAAAAGATTTACAAAAGAGAGTTAACTCTTTCTGAGTATATTTATTTCATTTCTGGAATCCGTTTTTTGCTTATTAGATCGTTATATCAAAATATGCCTTCGGATAAAGAAATTGTGAAAAAAATCATTATGAACGGTTTTTTTGAAGAAAACTTAAAAATAAGAAGCAATTTATTTAAAGAGAATTTTATAATTCCTTTTGAAATTAATTTGGAAAATACTCGTGAAAGACTTATACAATCTGGAATAGAATTGTTTGGGAAATACGGATTTTTTAACACGGACATTCATGACGTAGCAAAAAATGCCGGTTTTTCTGTTGGGACTTTTTATATACATTTTAATAGTAAAACAGAGTTTTTAAGTGAAATTGTTAGGTTGATTGGTAAGAGAACTCGCTGGTTTATTAGTTATAATTTAGACAATGGTTTGAATAGAGCAGAAAAAGAGTTACAAGGGCTTTATCTTTTTCTGAAATTTTTTGAAAATCATAGTGAATACTATTATATTTTAAGAGAAGCGGAGTTTATCGTTAATGATGTTGCTCAAGAATATTACGATAAATACGAAGAAGGTTATTCTAAAGACCTAAAGGAGATAAAATATCCCGAAATAAAGATTATTTCAAATATGCTTATAGGATTGTCTCATTATTCAGGGATTGAATACATAATTTTAAAAAGGATCGAAAATCTGGAAAATTACCTTTTAGAGTTGGCTCCATTGTTATTAAATGGCTTAAAATAG
- a CDS encoding ABC transporter ATP-binding protein produces MASVHEEIFLEEKEKSEGDFKTFFRLWAYIKKYKMLLALTFITLAIATVIELALPYLIRYGIDNVINVQYFFDLDYEGNFVQDDTGNYSLKKIDNNYFMVDRQTQEMIQVNESEYAHYFDDAIKRIRVFSITFIFVLVAQLFMNYGQVYYANVVGQKVIYNIRKDLFKHILKIEYKYFEKNPPGKVTTRVVNDTQNLSDFFSDVVTSLLKDIAIITGVVILMMLLDLQLSLYTIIMFPVIIIAVIIFRKFDRRAYDKVRTRVSALNSYLAENLSGSSVTKLFNQEERKKNEFNYMSNNLYKANVEQMYVFAIFRPLMNLLNYLTLSLVLWFGSQLLTDGQTTFGTIYAFTAYIDMFFRPLFDIAEKYDIMQNAFASAGKIFKIFDQKQEELGKGLYTTIEKGKVEFENVKFSYDGNNEILKGVSFKIEPNERVAIVGETGSGKTTIIKLISGLYKYQEGRILIDDKELYDYDLNMLRKKIAVVPQDVFLFSGTILENMRLFNKSISEEEVRKVSKFVYAEEIISKLPKAYNTIITERGSTLSSGERQLIALTRAVLFDSKIIILDEATANIDVETEFLIQKALNKISQRATIISIAHRLSTVKNSNRIIVVHKGLVVEEGTHSELLNKKGIYYDLYRLQFENI; encoded by the coding sequence ATGGCATCAGTTCACGAAGAGATCTTTTTAGAAGAAAAAGAGAAAAGCGAAGGTGATTTTAAGACTTTCTTTAGGTTGTGGGCATACATAAAAAAATATAAGATGTTGTTGGCTTTAACATTTATAACTTTAGCTATCGCCACTGTGATAGAACTTGCTTTACCTTACTTAATAAGATACGGCATAGACAATGTTATAAATGTTCAATATTTTTTTGATTTAGATTATGAAGGGAATTTTGTTCAAGATGACACGGGAAATTATTCTTTGAAAAAGATCGATAACAATTACTTCATGGTAGATAGACAAACGCAAGAAATGATCCAAGTCAACGAATCTGAGTATGCTCATTACTTTGATGATGCTATTAAACGTATAAGGGTTTTCAGTATAACTTTTATCTTTGTGTTAGTTGCACAACTTTTTATGAATTATGGGCAAGTATACTATGCTAATGTGGTTGGCCAAAAGGTTATATATAATATAAGGAAAGATTTATTCAAACATATTTTGAAGATAGAATACAAATATTTTGAAAAAAATCCACCGGGAAAAGTTACAACAAGAGTTGTTAACGATACTCAAAACCTTTCAGATTTTTTTAGTGATGTCGTTACCAGCTTATTAAAAGATATAGCAATAATAACAGGTGTGGTAATTCTAATGATGCTTTTAGATTTACAATTGAGTTTATATACAATAATAATGTTTCCTGTTATAATTATTGCAGTTATTATATTTAGAAAATTTGACAGAAGAGCCTATGATAAAGTAAGAACAAGAGTTTCTGCACTTAACTCTTATTTGGCTGAGAATTTATCAGGTAGTTCTGTAACCAAGCTTTTTAATCAGGAAGAAAGAAAGAAAAACGAGTTTAATTATATGAGTAATAATTTATATAAAGCAAATGTAGAACAAATGTATGTTTTTGCAATTTTTAGGCCTTTAATGAATCTTTTGAACTATTTAACTTTAAGTTTGGTATTATGGTTTGGCTCACAACTTTTAACAGATGGTCAAACTACTTTTGGTACTATATATGCTTTTACAGCATATATAGACATGTTTTTTAGACCTTTATTCGATATTGCTGAAAAATACGATATCATGCAAAATGCTTTTGCTTCTGCCGGGAAAATTTTCAAGATTTTTGATCAAAAACAGGAAGAGTTAGGAAAGGGTCTTTATACCACAATTGAAAAGGGAAAAGTTGAATTTGAAAACGTTAAGTTTTCATATGATGGTAACAATGAAATCTTAAAAGGTGTAAGTTTTAAAATTGAGCCGAACGAAAGGGTTGCTATAGTAGGAGAAACTGGATCAGGAAAAACAACTATAATTAAATTGATCAGCGGACTCTATAAGTATCAAGAAGGCAGAATATTAATAGACGATAAAGAGTTATATGATTATGATTTAAATATGCTTCGTAAAAAAATAGCCGTTGTTCCCCAAGATGTCTTTTTATTTTCTGGAACAATTTTGGAAAACATGAGATTGTTTAATAAGTCAATTTCTGAAGAAGAAGTTAGAAAAGTTTCAAAATTTGTGTACGCTGAAGAAATCATTTCAAAACTTCCTAAGGCTTATAATACTATAATAACTGAAAGAGGAAGCACTTTGTCTTCTGGTGAAAGGCAACTTATTGCTCTCACAAGAGCGGTATTGTTTGATTCTAAGATAATTATTTTAGACGAAGCTACTGCAAATATAGACGTAGAAACAGAGTTCCTTATACAAAAAGCTTTGAATAAGATCTCTCAAAGGGCTACGATAATTTCAATAGCGCACAGATTATCGACGGTAAAGAATTCTAATAGAATAATAGTAGTTCACAAGGGTTTAGTTGTTGAAGAAGGTACACATAGTGAGCTTTTAAACAAAAAAGGTATTTATTATGATTTGTATAGATTACAATTTGAAAATATTTAA
- a CDS encoding ribonuclease H-like YkuK family protein, with protein sequence MLVFTLKNPKLGFVDPYELPKFIEIFSKKGNYKIWIGTDSHAKNSSVIYATAIVVYRIGSGGTYFYYTTRESKYYDMYSRLIKEAEISLKTAEFIEKILKLMKPEIHLDIGLNGKSKEVYYSITGYIRGLGYDYKTKPYSFAATNIAHLYTK encoded by the coding sequence GTGTTAGTTTTCACCCTTAAAAATCCAAAATTAGGTTTTGTTGATCCATATGAACTTCCAAAATTTATAGAAATCTTCTCAAAAAAAGGGAATTATAAAATATGGATTGGTACAGATAGCCACGCTAAAAATAGTAGCGTAATTTATGCAACTGCAATAGTAGTTTACAGAATAGGATCTGGAGGAACGTATTTTTATTATACTACTCGTGAAAGCAAATATTATGATATGTATTCTCGCTTGATAAAAGAGGCTGAAATTAGTTTAAAAACGGCTGAATTTATAGAAAAAATTTTAAAGTTGATGAAGCCAGAAATTCATCTTGATATAGGTTTAAATGGGAAGTCAAAAGAAGTTTATTATTCTATAACTGGTTATATAAGAGGTTTAGGTTATGATTATAAAACTAAGCCCTATTCTTTTGCTGCTACAAATATTGCACATCTATACACGAAATAA
- the ltaE gene encoding low-specificity L-threonine aldolase, which produces MRYIDIRSDTVTQPTQEMREAMYRAEVGDDVYEEDPTMKRLEKYAAEVIGKEDALFVPSGTFGNQLALFTHCERGNEVILDDSCHIVIHEVGASSVIAGVQLRTIKSEKGLMSPNEIKSKIRKGEEDLHFPSTGLICLENAHSNGRVVPLENMREIYKIAKEKNVPVHLDGARVFNAATYLKVDAKEITQYCDSVMFCLSKGLCAPVGSVLAGSKEFIQKAKKKRKLMGGGLRQAGFLAAAGLVALEKMRFRLKEDHENAKYLGEKLAKIPEILVNLEDIHINMVFFKINKEIDVQNIESFFLKKGIKINPPENGEFRFVTNYWVSRKDIEYIVETMREYLGSV; this is translated from the coding sequence GTGAGATATATTGATATTAGAAGCGATACTGTAACCCAACCAACTCAAGAAATGAGAGAGGCGATGTACAGAGCAGAAGTAGGAGACGATGTCTACGAAGAAGATCCTACGATGAAAAGATTAGAAAAATATGCGGCAGAAGTAATCGGAAAAGAAGACGCTTTATTTGTTCCGAGTGGGACTTTTGGAAATCAACTTGCGTTGTTTACCCATTGTGAAAGAGGAAATGAAGTGATATTGGATGACAGTTGCCATATCGTAATTCATGAAGTTGGTGCATCCTCAGTAATTGCAGGAGTACAGTTAAGAACGATAAAAAGCGAGAAAGGATTAATGTCTCCTAATGAAATAAAAAGTAAAATAAGAAAAGGAGAAGAAGATCTACACTTTCCATCTACAGGCTTAATATGTCTCGAAAACGCTCATTCTAATGGTAGAGTAGTTCCTTTAGAAAATATGAGAGAAATTTATAAAATTGCAAAAGAAAAAAATGTGCCTGTACATTTAGATGGGGCAAGAGTTTTCAACGCTGCTACTTATTTAAAAGTAGATGCAAAAGAAATAACCCAATATTGTGATTCAGTAATGTTTTGTCTTTCAAAAGGTTTATGTGCTCCGGTTGGTTCTGTTTTAGCTGGCAGTAAAGAGTTTATTCAAAAGGCAAAAAAGAAAAGAAAGTTGATGGGTGGAGGATTAAGACAAGCTGGCTTTTTAGCCGCTGCAGGATTAGTAGCTTTAGAAAAAATGAGATTTCGTTTAAAAGAAGATCATGAAAATGCAAAATACTTAGGTGAAAAATTAGCGAAGATCCCTGAAATACTTGTAAATTTAGAAGATATTCATATAAATATGGTCTTTTTTAAAATCAACAAAGAAATTGATGTTCAAAATATTGAAAGCTTCTTTTTGAAAAAAGGTATCAAGATAAATCCACCTGAAAACGGGGAATTCAGGTTTGTTACTAATTACTGGGTAAGCAGAAAGGATATAGAATATATAGTTGAAACTATGAGAGAATATTTAGGAAGTGTTTAA
- a CDS encoding DMT family transporter, which yields MVKAFLNLILVTLIWGSTFPIHKIVLTDAYTFPYLFVRFFIACILSFIIWRKQSFKYGAVLGIVLGIAHALQTYGINFTDASKSGFITSLYIPLTPIISYLIEKEKPNIIQWLCFPLALVGSYMLFGGILGFNYGDFLTLLGAVLFALHIVLITKFSKIVKETSLLAYQFLIASIINFSMSFNSNWYLPSSIWLTAFYTSIFATIIVNFIQVKYQKVIGSNSTVLIFIGEPIFASLFSFMFLGERFSFIQIIGASIMILVIIMTSFSNKIDKFLRQKLKQKSISI from the coding sequence TTGGTTAAAGCCTTTCTTAATCTTATATTAGTTACTTTAATCTGGGGCTCTACTTTTCCTATTCATAAAATTGTTTTGACTGATGCTTACACTTTTCCATATCTGTTTGTCAGATTTTTTATTGCTTGTATACTCTCATTTATTATTTGGCGTAAGCAATCTTTTAAATACGGTGCTGTACTGGGTATTGTTCTTGGTATAGCACATGCTTTACAAACTTATGGTATAAATTTTACAGATGCTTCAAAAAGTGGTTTTATAACTTCTTTATACATTCCCTTAACTCCTATAATATCTTATTTAATTGAGAAAGAAAAACCAAATATAATTCAATGGTTATGTTTTCCATTAGCATTGGTTGGCTCTTATATGTTATTTGGCGGTATTTTAGGATTCAACTACGGTGATTTTTTAACCTTATTAGGAGCCGTATTATTTGCTTTGCATATTGTTCTGATAACAAAATTTTCAAAGATTGTGAAAGAAACTTCTCTTTTAGCTTATCAATTTTTGATTGCCTCCATAATAAATTTCTCAATGTCTTTTAATTCAAATTGGTATTTACCTTCATCAATTTGGTTAACTGCATTTTATACTTCTATATTTGCAACTATAATAGTTAACTTTATTCAGGTAAAATATCAGAAAGTCATAGGTTCTAATTCAACTGTACTTATTTTTATTGGAGAACCTATTTTTGCATCTTTGTTTTCTTTTATGTTTTTGGGAGAAAGGTTTTCTTTCATTCAAATTATTGGGGCAAGTATTATGATTTTAGTGATTATTATGACTTCGTTTTCTAACAAAATAGACAAATTTTTACGTCAAAAATTAAAACAAAAAAGTATTTCTATATAA